Proteins from a genomic interval of Nostoc sp. TCL240-02:
- a CDS encoding 2-phosphosulfolactate phosphatase, with translation MIYNQSEFDLRCEWGAQGVAQLAPISDVVVIVDILSFSTCVEIATNKGAIIFPYAYKDESAIDYAKSVQAELASQRQRWTTTGYSLSPKSVAEILAGTRLVLPSPNGSFLTLHTGNTPTLAGCLRNCQAVAEFAQKYGDKIAVIPAGERWKEDGSLGPAFEDLIGAGAILSYLHGSLSPEAEVAVATFQAFQQDLLGYLKKCSSGKELIEKGFESDVELSAAYNVSDCVPWFTDNAYVNSRLHK, from the coding sequence ATGATTTACAACCAATCAGAGTTTGATTTACGCTGTGAGTGGGGCGCACAAGGAGTTGCTCAACTTGCTCCCATAAGTGATGTAGTTGTGATAGTTGATATTCTCTCTTTTTCCACGTGCGTGGAAATTGCCACCAACAAAGGCGCAATCATTTTTCCCTACGCATATAAAGATGAATCAGCCATAGATTACGCCAAGTCAGTGCAAGCAGAGTTAGCAAGTCAGAGACAACGTTGGACTACAACTGGATATTCCCTTTCGCCAAAATCGGTGGCTGAAATTCTTGCTGGAACTAGACTAGTTTTACCCTCACCTAATGGTTCTTTTCTAACCTTACATACAGGAAATACACCAACTTTGGCTGGTTGCTTACGAAATTGCCAAGCTGTAGCGGAGTTTGCTCAAAAGTATGGCGATAAAATCGCTGTGATTCCTGCTGGTGAGAGGTGGAAAGAAGATGGTAGCCTAGGTCCTGCATTTGAAGATTTAATCGGTGCTGGGGCAATTCTCAGTTATTTACATGGCAGTTTATCACCAGAGGCAGAAGTTGCTGTGGCAACATTTCAAGCTTTTCAGCAAGATTTACTGGGGTACTTGAAAAAATGCAGTTCGGGTAAAGAGTTGATTGAAAAAGGTTTTGAGTCAGATGTTGAACTGTCTGCCGCCTACAATGTTAGTGATTGCGTACCTTGGTTTACTGATAATGCTTATGTAAATTCCAGGCTACACAAGTAA
- a CDS encoding protein phosphatase 2C domain-containing protein: MFKPDKGEFINETTFITSTHAVKEMQVEVICEKQEFICASTDGLEKVAIRLSDWKPFSPFFKPLEEYLHETVNPKEDKYLTEFLNSERLNSRTDDDKTLLLCLFDRE, translated from the coding sequence TTGTTTAAACCAGATAAAGGTGAGTTTATCAATGAAACAACTTTTATCACCTCAACACATGCAGTGAAAGAAATGCAGGTAGAGGTTATCTGCGAAAAACAAGAGTTTATTTGTGCTTCCACTGATGGACTGGAAAAAGTAGCAATTCGCTTGAGCGACTGGAAACCTTTCTCACCTTTCTTTAAACCTTTGGAGGAATATTTACACGAAACTGTTAATCCAAAGGAAGATAAATATCTGACGGAATTCCTTAACTCTGAGCGGCTAAATTCTCGCACTGACGATGATAAAACTTTACTTTTGTGCTTGTTTGATAGAGAGTAA
- a CDS encoding class I SAM-dependent methyltransferase: MSDSQTVSAAVAKLYNTYPFPPEALLDEPPPGYNWRWNWLAAHNFCTGQKPQRQDIRILDAGCGTGVSTEYLVHLNPQASVVGIDLSTGALDVAKERCQRSGATRVEFHHLSLFDVEQLPGEFDLINCVGVLHHTLDPIRGIQALAKKLAPGGLMHIFVYGELGRWEIQLMQKAIALLQGDKKGDYRDGVEVGRKIFASLPENNRIVKYEKQRWSLENHKDEHFADMYVHPQEIDYNIETLFELIDASGLEFIGFSNPSFWDLERLLGKAPELVERAKGLSDRQLYRLIELLDPEVTHYEFFLGRPPLTKADWSDDNALLAAIPELNPCLEGFPSQCFFNYNYQIVNLSVPEFEFMQKCDANSTVAEILAGGQLGLDGVRMLLQQQLILLTPA, translated from the coding sequence ATGTCCGATTCTCAAACTGTTAGTGCTGCTGTTGCCAAACTCTACAATACATATCCCTTTCCGCCGGAAGCTTTGTTGGATGAACCACCTCCAGGCTATAACTGGCGCTGGAATTGGCTAGCCGCTCATAATTTCTGCACAGGTCAAAAACCCCAAAGGCAAGATATTCGGATTTTAGATGCAGGTTGCGGTACTGGTGTAAGTACAGAGTACTTGGTTCACCTCAACCCCCAGGCTTCTGTTGTGGGAATTGATCTCAGTACTGGTGCTTTAGATGTAGCAAAAGAACGTTGTCAGCGTTCAGGGGCTACCCGCGTTGAGTTTCATCACCTCAGCTTGTTTGATGTGGAACAGTTACCAGGTGAGTTTGATTTAATTAACTGTGTTGGCGTTTTGCATCATACCCTTGATCCAATTCGTGGTATTCAAGCTTTGGCGAAGAAGTTAGCCCCAGGCGGCTTGATGCACATTTTTGTGTATGGGGAATTGGGACGCTGGGAAATTCAACTCATGCAAAAAGCGATCGCACTTCTTCAAGGTGACAAAAAAGGCGACTACCGCGATGGTGTCGAAGTCGGGCGAAAAATATTCGCTTCCTTACCAGAAAATAACCGAATTGTCAAATACGAAAAGCAGCGTTGGTCATTAGAAAATCACAAGGATGAACACTTTGCTGATATGTACGTTCATCCCCAAGAAATTGACTACAACATTGAGACGCTGTTTGAATTAATTGATGCTTCGGGATTGGAGTTTATTGGTTTCTCAAATCCGAGTTTCTGGGATTTGGAGAGGCTTTTGGGCAAAGCACCAGAGTTAGTAGAACGGGCAAAAGGATTAAGTGATCGCCAGCTTTATCGCCTGATAGAATTACTAGATCCAGAAGTAACTCATTACGAGTTTTTCCTCGGTCGTCCTCCCTTGACCAAAGCTGATTGGTCAGACGATAATGCTTTATTGGCAGCAATTCCCGAACTTAATCCTTGTCTTGAAGGATTTCCTAGTCAATGCTTCTTTAATTACAATTACCAGATTGTTAATTTATCTGTACCAGAGTTTGAATTTATGCAAAAATGTGATGCTAATTCTACAGTGGCAGAAATTTTGGCAGGTGGGCAACTGGGATTAGATGGAGTAAGAATGCTTCTTCAGCAGCAACTGATTTTATTAACACCAGCTTAA